One segment of Deinococcus metalli DNA contains the following:
- a CDS encoding S8 family peptidase yields MKRNALSSVLIVSLSVALAACNQQSSPALSAQAAGPAQRYVVVFRDATLPADAGARVSKAGGKLMKAIGSAGVATITGTAATRAALEKDSGVLAVGLEHLYAAPTVSEEVKATAADGLYSATAADSLYGYQWDMRRIGAQIGANRVGAAQTKVTVGVLDVGVMSDHPDMVGQIAYSKGTNYCLETGVDGTTGYPVYSKLIDFDAHPDFDPSKDSCTPANAIYEDHGTHVAGTVAGRVGGGEIVGVAPGAKIAAYKVFDRYRYTDAKGNVVDGVGGFDGPIFDAIVDAANRGVNVINMSLGGTLDRSNKDDNASWLAWQRVMTYADKKGTLIIASAGNDAQNSNGTIAHIPSDVPGIMSVSATGVTALKSEAGQLVANGPDVLAFYSNYGASTDIAAPGGDCGTNPANGLSWCDRPSGNRANRPATWFYHLILSSVIDPTTGKPDYAWFAGTSMASPHVAGVAALVKAQHPEFSPNQLKAYLQRTTEKVGQKQTFGAGLLSADLSTR; encoded by the coding sequence TCGTGTTCCGCGACGCGACCCTTCCTGCCGACGCCGGCGCCCGCGTCTCGAAGGCCGGCGGCAAGCTCATGAAGGCCATCGGGAGCGCCGGCGTGGCGACCATCACCGGCACCGCCGCCACGCGCGCCGCCCTAGAAAAAGACAGCGGCGTGCTTGCCGTGGGCCTGGAGCACCTGTACGCCGCGCCGACGGTGAGTGAAGAGGTCAAGGCGACGGCCGCAGACGGCCTGTACAGCGCCACCGCCGCGGACAGCCTGTACGGATACCAGTGGGATATGCGCCGCATCGGCGCGCAGATCGGCGCCAACCGGGTCGGAGCGGCCCAGACGAAAGTCACCGTGGGCGTGCTGGACGTGGGCGTGATGAGCGACCACCCGGACATGGTGGGCCAGATCGCGTACTCCAAGGGCACCAACTACTGCCTGGAGACCGGCGTCGACGGCACGACCGGTTACCCGGTGTACAGCAAGCTTATCGACTTCGACGCCCACCCCGACTTCGATCCCTCAAAGGATTCGTGCACCCCCGCGAACGCGATCTACGAGGATCACGGCACGCACGTGGCGGGCACGGTGGCCGGCAGGGTCGGTGGCGGCGAGATCGTTGGCGTGGCCCCAGGCGCGAAGATCGCCGCGTACAAGGTCTTCGACCGCTACCGCTACACCGACGCCAAGGGCAACGTGGTTGACGGCGTGGGCGGCTTCGACGGCCCGATCTTCGACGCGATCGTGGACGCGGCCAACCGCGGCGTGAACGTGATCAACATGAGCCTGGGCGGGACGCTCGACCGCTCGAACAAGGACGACAACGCGTCGTGGCTGGCGTGGCAGCGCGTCATGACCTACGCCGACAAGAAGGGCACGCTGATCATCGCGTCGGCTGGAAACGACGCGCAGAACTCCAACGGCACCATCGCCCACATCCCGTCGGACGTGCCGGGCATCATGTCCGTGTCCGCGACCGGCGTGACCGCGCTGAAGTCCGAGGCGGGACAGCTCGTCGCGAACGGCCCGGACGTGCTCGCATTCTACTCGAACTACGGCGCCTCCACCGACATCGCCGCGCCCGGTGGGGACTGCGGCACCAACCCCGCCAACGGCCTGAGCTGGTGCGACCGGCCCAGCGGTAACCGCGCCAACCGCCCGGCGACGTGGTTCTACCACCTGATCCTGTCGAGCGTCATCGACCCCACGACCGGCAAGCCCGACTACGCGTGGTTCGCGGGCACCAGCATGGCCAGCCCGCACGTGGCCGGCGTGGCCGCGCTCGTCAAGGCGCAGCACCCGGAATTCAGCCCCAACCAGCTCAAGGCCTACCTGCAGCGCACCACCGAAAAGGTCGGCCAGAAGCAGACCTTCGGCGCCGGTCTGCTCAGCGCCGACCTCTCCACTCGCTGA